The genomic DNA GTCGTTTCAAATGGCTGCTGGGACTATGTCATAATCCTTGACATACCTTTCACCCAGGACGTTGAGACGGGCCTTGAGACGTTACTTAAAGGGCCTTGCAAGCCTAAGATCTACTACTTTGATCACCACAAGTCAACGCTTGACAAAGCCTCGTACCTGGAGGAGAAGTTCAATGTTGAGGCGTTCGTTGGACTGTCCCCTACGTCGTCCCTTGTCAAGGCCTTCCTAGAGAGCATTGGGGTCAGGCTCACGCCAAGGCTGAAGGAGCTAGTGGCAAGCGTCGCCGTCCTTGAGGGCGGCAGCGGCTGGCTCGCCAGGAAGGACAGAAGCCCCTCTGAGGGCATGATAAAGGTCGCCGCATCTATATCTAAGAACACCAATCAGAGCAAGGACCCAGACCTGTGGAGAAGGTACGTCAGGTGGGCCTCCAGCATCCTCCCCTTTGAGCAGTCCCCTATAGGTCAAGGCGAGGACATAGTGACCCACGGCCTCCAGGTGTCCAGGGAGAGCGATGCCGAGATAAAGGACGTGGCGAGGGAACTGGCCATGGAGGCCAGGACCGTGGGCTTTGTCAAGTTCGTTGACGCAAGGGGTAAGTGGAATAAGAGCGGCGCCTCAGCCCTGGCTTCCTCAATTTACAAGATGACTAAGATGACTACAGCCCTTCTTATCACGAAGGAGGATGGGTCCTCGATACTCATAGTTAGGGGGTCCCAGGGCAATGCCATAAAGTTGATGGAGAAGCTTTACACGATGGGTGTGATAGAGGACGTAGGAGGACATGAGAACATAGCTTCGGGTAGGCTTAAGGCGGGCGTCAACATTAAGGATCTTGAGGACGCCCTGAGGAGGGCCTCCCTTGAGCTGAAGTGAGCTTCCTATACGTTAAGAAGGTATTTAACCCGTGACAAAAACCATATGGAAGCTAAAGGTGTAGAGGGCTTGGCCCAGAGGCCAAAGTTCTGCCCAAGGTGCGGGACGCTGTTGAGACCAAGGGTCATAAATGGCAAGGCTTACCTCGAATGCCCTAAGTGCGGCTACAGGGAGGAGCTACAGCCCCAATCCAAGAATGAGCTGAGTCACACCCACAGGGTCCTCCACACGCCTAAGGAGAAGATCGTGGTCGTGGACACTACGGCCCCGCCGCCTACCGCCCAGGTGCTGAAGGGGAGCGTCAGATGTCCAAGGTGCGGCAACGATGAGGTCCTTGCCTGGATGATGCAGACGAGGGCAGCCGATGAGCCCCCAACAAGGTTCTACAGGTGTACAAAGTGCGGATATACGTGGAGGGAGTACGCCTAAGGGGACGTGAAGACCGACGTTCTACCCCTTTAGTAACCTAAGGCCTTTTCAGCTTATTATAGTACTAACGCTAACTACCTGGGGGGTTACTTGGGCGAGGTTCCGTTACAGCTGACGGGCCTTCAAGAGACCCTAGCACTTCCGCACAGCGGATATACAGAGGCCGCTGCCGTAACTGACTGGACGATCCTAAGCATTTACCTGTTCGTTTTAGTTGTCGCCGTTGCAGCATATAACACTAAGAGGTCCCCGAGGAAGGCCTCTAACGTAGTCCTTGTGATACCCTCCGTGGCCAACGAGAAAGTCAGAGAGTCGTTGTTCGCGGCGCTTCACCACAACAGGTTCCTGGGAGTGCCCATTTACTTAGTAATTGATGAAGGGGCGCCCCTTCAGCGGGAGCTCGAAAAACTGAACTGGGTGAGACTTGTAGTTGTTCCCAGGAAATATCGCCCTGACCTTTTTGGCAAGGGAAGGGCCCTGAGGTACTTTGTTGAAAACTATGTCGCAAAAAGGCCTGATATGTGGTATGTCTTCCTTGATGACGATAACCTGGTCCTTGACGACCACTTCCTCTATGAAATACCTTATTATGAGCAAAGGGGTTACGTGGCCTTTAACCCGGTCCTGGTGCCAAGGAGAGGCCGTTCACACCTAGCCTACATAATTGACCTCGCTAGGCTCATCGACGACCTGTCGTTCTTCAGGTTCTTCACGGGGCTCCTTAAGAGGCCGCTTGTCGGCATGCACGGCGAGCTCCTCGGAGTCAAAGGGGACCTCCTCCTGAAGATAGATGCCTTCAACGAGCCAAGCAAGGTCGAGGACTACGTCTTGGCCTCAAAGATCGTCAGGGCGAGAGGGAGGACCTGGCAGAGCAGGACAAGGGTCAGCGTACTAAGCCCTAACTCCCTAAGGGACCTCGTTAAGCAGAGAGGGAGGTGGCACTCAGGCATACTAGAGAGCCTGCCAAGGGTCCCAGTCAGCATGAGGGTTGCTACGTTAGTTAAGTCCTTCATGAGGACCCTGGGCCTGGTAGCTCTCTGGGCCCTCTTGCCCCTGACGAACTCCGTCCTGATACTCATCGTTGGCCTGGTGACAGGCATTGTATACTGGGGAGTCTACGCCTACGGGGCCCTCAAGTCTAAGAAACTAATTTACATATTTACAATACCGGCGTTCTGGCTAATAGAGGGCCTTGGGTTCCTCTACGGCATAATGAAGATCAGGAGCAGGGAGTTCACGGTGATAGACAAGAGGCTATAACACGTTTTGAGTCAGCTCGCGGATATTATTGAGAGGGCCTCCCTTAAGGCCTTGACCTTCTCCTCCTCGCTAGAGGCCCCGCAGGCCTCAACTACCTTGGCTAGGACCTTGTAGAGCCTCACTATCTCATCGGAGTGTACCTTGACCGTAGACTCTAATGACTTGTAGTTAGCGTTAAGGGAGTCCACCAGCAGCTCGAGAACAGAGACCACGTCCTCTATCTCCTCATGGACGTGTTCATGATAGTGCTCGTGCTCGTGATAGTGTTCGTGCTCCCTCTCCTCTACCTCCTCAACTATCTTCTCTAGGTCCTCCTTCTTCTTCGGCAGCTCCATACGTCTTCTTCCGCTTTGCTGCTCGCTCATTTAGCGCTCTAGGACCAATATCTCTTGAGAATTTATCTGTCTTACTACTGCCTTGGCCTGATGGTGTTAGGGTCCCCCTGCGGAGGCAGTACTAAATTTAGGCCGCGAAGAAGTCTCAAAAAGGTAGGAGAGAGCTAACATGGCAAGCAGAGGTCCCCCGAGGAGGGAGCCAATAGACGTCACCGCTGTCGAGAGAAGGGCCATAGTGCTTGACTACATAGAGGGGGGCTATTACCTCGACCCCCATAGATGGCACAGAAGCAGGACTGTCGCCCAGGCGATAGGCTTTAACAGGTTCACCCTGCTTGATGGTATCCCTCTTCAGAGGGTGGAGCCCTTAGAGGAGGTAACGGTGGTTAAGGAGTCCCTGATGCCAATAGAGGAGCCGCTTGACCCGACCGGGAGGAGGACCAGGAAGCTGGAGGTCTCCCTCGTATGCCTTGAGGAGATCGGCAAGAAGACCTGTACGCCCCTTCAACACGTTGAGCAGAGGGTCCTTGACCTGCTTAGGATAGCCCTAGGGGATGAGGTGGAGCTGCTCGGCTCCCCGGCTGAGCTCAGCAAGACGGCGGAGTCAAAGGGCTTGCCCCCTAAGCTGCTGGCGGCGCCTAAGAGCCCCCTGAAGTTCTCTGACCTGACGGAGCTCGCCAAGAGGAACCTCAAGGATGCTGTCAAGATCATAGTAAGGTCGCGGGAGAAGGAG from uncultured Acidilobus sp. JCHS includes the following:
- a CDS encoding putative RNA-binding protein, with protein sequence MASRGPPRREPIDVTAVERRAIVLDYIEGGYYLDPHRWHRSRTVAQAIGFNRFTLLDGIPLQRVEPLEEVTVVKESLMPIEEPLDPTGRRTRKLEVSLVCLEEIGKKTCTPLQHVEQRVLDLLRIALGDEVELLGSPAELSKTAESKGLPPKLLAAPKSPLKFSDLTELAKRNLKDAVKIIVRSREKEFVEFFNKAAPINIRLHAIELLRGVGKKTLKAILDARERKPFQSFDEIKKLLKDDPVDVLADKVVEELSGQSTYNLFIEPESPSVPFLDYLSVLRPAGRQR
- a CDS encoding DHH family, whose protein sequence is MIKKEPKDPMQQGNAAKVLIVGDWDADGVVASAEIVYAQEVLGAFPVKGKAAIELRPAGPRTFSSVVSNGCWDYVIILDIPFTQDVETGLETLLKGPCKPKIYYFDHHKSTLDKASYLEEKFNVEAFVGLSPTSSLVKAFLESIGVRLTPRLKELVASVAVLEGGSGWLARKDRSPSEGMIKVAASISKNTNQSKDPDLWRRYVRWASSILPFEQSPIGQGEDIVTHGLQVSRESDAEIKDVARELAMEARTVGFVKFVDARGKWNKSGASALASSIYKMTKMTTALLITKEDGSSILIVRGSQGNAIKLMEKLYTMGVIEDVGGHENIASGRLKAGVNIKDLEDALRRASLELK
- a CDS encoding transcription factor S, archaeal is translated as MAQRPKFCPRCGTLLRPRVINGKAYLECPKCGYREELQPQSKNELSHTHRVLHTPKEKIVVVDTTAPPPTAQVLKGSVRCPRCGNDEVLAWMMQTRAADEPPTRFYRCTKCGYTWREYA